One genomic region from Vitis riparia cultivar Riparia Gloire de Montpellier isolate 1030 chromosome 17, EGFV_Vit.rip_1.0, whole genome shotgun sequence encodes:
- the LOC117904867 gene encoding kelch domain-containing protein 4, translating into MGKKTKKPGKGKEKTEKKTAKAEEKRARRENKKISEEDDIDAILLSIQKEEAKKKEVHIDENVPAPTPRSNCSLTMNPLKETELILYGGEFYNGNKTFVYGDLYRHDIEKQEWKLISSPNSPPPRSSHQAVAWKNYLYIFGGEFTSPNQERFHHYKDFWVLDLKTNQWEQLNLKGCPSPRSGHRMVLYKHKIIVFGGFYDTLREVRYFNDLHVFDLDQFKWQEIKPRLGSMWPSARSGFQFFVFQDEIFLYGGYSKEVSSDKNNSEKGIVHSDMWSLDPRTWEWNKVKKSGMPPGPRAGFSMCVHKKRAVLFGGVVDMEVEGDVMMSLFLNELYGFQLDTHRWYPLELRKEKSTKDKVKKSSDKKYNGATLDNKIGSIDLEKCEENNGDDNLESHEEAADLESSIDEISRHMTTNITVNDGGPSIKSDGRPHESGAQLDLQNSISSEIVKPCGRINCSMVVGKDTLYIYGGMMEVKDQEITLDDLYCLNLSKLDEWKCIIPASKSEWIEASEEEDEDEDEDDSEDEDCNSGSNSDETDDDVEAKDGSRSLEMGDAVAIIKGEGKNLRRKEKRARIEQIRANLGLSDSQRTPIPGETLKDFYKRTNLYWQMAAHEHTQHTGKELRKDGFDLAEARYRELKPILDELAILEVEQKAEEAEGVETSMRKRGNKKNSKRSAPQK; encoded by the exons ATGGGGAAGAAAACGAAAAAGCCCgggaaaggaaaggagaaaacagagaaaaaaactGCGAAAGCTGAGGAAAAGAGAGCTCGCAGAGAGAACAAGAAGATCTCCGAAGAAGATGACATCGATGCCATTCTG TTGAGCATACAGAAGGAGGAGGCTAAGAAGAAGGAAGTTCACATCGACGAAAATGTCCCTGCGCCGACGCCTCGCTCCAACTGTTCC CTGACGATGAATCCCTTGAAAGAGACGGAGCTGATTCTTTATGGAGGTGAATTCTACAATGGCAACAAG ACATTTGTATATGGTGATCTTTATCGACATGATATTGAGAAGCAGGAGTGGAAATTGATATCTAGCCCTAATAGTCCACCTCCTCGTAGTTCTCATCAAGCTGTTGCTTGGAAGAATTATCTCTATATCTTTG GTGGTGAGTTTACGTCCCCGAATCAAGAGCGCTTCCATCACTACAAG GACTTTTGGGTGTTGGACCTGAAAACAAATCAATGGGAACAACTAAATCTGAAAGGATGTCCAAGTCCACGGTCAGGTCATCGAATG GTTTTATACAAGCACAAGATTATTGTTTTTGGTGGCTTCTATGACACTCTCAGAGAAGTAAG GTATTTTAATGATTTGCATGTATTTGACCTGGATCAGTTCAAG TGGCAAGAAATAAAACCTAGGCTTGGTTCCATGTGGCCAAGTGCCAGGAGTGGTTTTCAGTTTTTTGTGTTCCAAGATGAG ATCTTTCTGTATGGTGGCTACTCCAAAGAAGTTTCATCTGATAAAAACAACTCAGAGAAAGGAATTGTTCATTCAGACATGTGGTCCCTTGACCCTAGGACTTGGGAGTGGAACAAG GTGAAGAAATCTGGGATGCCTCCTGGACCTCGTGCTGGGTTTTCTATGTGTGTCCATAAAAAAAGGGCTGTGCTATTTGGGGGTGTAGTTGATATGGAAGTTGAAG GAGATGTAATGATGAGCTTATTCTTGAATGAGCTCTATGGATTCCAATTAGATACTCACCGCTG GTACCCATTGGAGCTGCGGAAggaaaaatcaacaaaagatAAG GTCAAAAAGAGttctgataaaaaatataatgggGCTACTCTTGACAATAAGATTGGTTCTATTGATCTAGAGAAGTGTGAGGAGAATAATGGAGATGATAATTTGGAATCCCATGAAGAAGCAGCTGACCTAGAAAGTAGCATTGATGAAATATCTCGTCATATGACAACAAACATTACTGTTAATGATGGTGGACCATCCATCAAGTCTGATGGAAGACCTCATGAATCTGGTGCCCAATTGGATCTGCAAAATTCCATTTCATCTGAG ATTGTGAAACCTTGTGGCCGTATCAATTGCTCCATGGTTGTTGGAAAAGAcacattatatatttatgggGGCATGATGGAAGTCAAGGATCAAGAAATTACACTTGATGATTTGTATTGCCTTAATCTCAGCAAACTTGATGAATGGAAGTGCATCATACCG GCTTCTAAATCTGAGTGGATAGAAGCTTCagaggaagaagatgaggatgaaGACGAAGATGATAGTGAAGATGAAGACTGCAATAGTGGAAGCAATAGTGATGAGACTGACGACGATGTAGAG GCTAAGGATGGATCAAGATCCCTCGAAATGGGAGATGCTGTTGCTATAATCAAAGGTGAAGGAAAGAATCTTCGGAGGAAGGAGAAGCGGGCTAGAATAGAGCAGATCAGAGCCAATCTTGGCCTTTCAGATTCACAGAGAACCCCAATt CCTGGAGAAACCTTGAAGGACTTCTATAAGCGTACCAATTTGTACTGGCAAATGGCGGCACATGAGCACACTCAACACACTGGAAAG GAGCTACGAAAGGATGGTTTTGATCTTGCTGAAGCTCGATACAGAGAGCTTAAACCAATCCTTGATGAG TTGGCTATACTAGAGGTAGAGCAGAAGGCTGAAGAGGCTGAAGGAGTGGAGACTAGTATGAGAAAGAGAGGCAACAAGAAAAACAGCAAGCGTTCAGCTCCCCAAAAGTAG